A window of Bacteroidota bacterium genomic DNA:
TCTTTGCCGATGGCACGCGAGTGCCCGGGAATAAGCGCTGCGGCTTCGCCCGTTGCGGTGATGGTGGACATTTCCTTGGTGGAAAGCAGCGGAAGTTTATCAATCATGCGCGTGAGAAACGGAACTTCGTTGCGGTAATTTCCATCGAGCCCCAGCATGGTGTTTTTGATGGGCTCTTCGCCCACATTTACTTTTTGCATGAGCGGGCGCTCGTTCAGGCGGATGGCGGTGGCTCCCCAGTGAAAATTCCGGTTCGAGCGGTAATCGAGATGCGCGCCCATCAATGTTTTTTGCTGAATGCCGAAGAGCACATTACTTTCGAATGAAACTTTTATGGGAATTCCGGAACTTAAAATTCCCTGGTTAATGATTTTCACTTTTCCGAGTGCATAGTCCACCGTGTAATCCACATTTTCGGTAAGAGGCGCGCCTCCGGCAGTAACTTTCACCGAGCCCTCGGGAATGTTCGGAGCGTTCAGGTTAATTTCCGAGCCCGCAGCCGATTTAAAACTTCCTTTCATCTTGAAGCGGTTTTTATTCGGCAACTGCTGCGCGGAAGATTTGGTGGAATCATAAAGTTCATTGAATGCATATTTGTTTTCTATGGAAAGCAGCGAGGGGTCGTGCGCGGGATTTATTTTTTCGCGCAAATGATTTCCGAACGGCTCGCGCACGGGAAAATAAATTCTTCCGGTGGCGGCATTGATGGTAACTCCGTCAATGAAATCAAAAACTCCATCGGGCGTTGCATCGCCTGCGGGATTAATGCGGTCGAGGTTCATCACCTGCAGCAGCGGCTTTCCGGTAATGGCAATTCCTTTTTCGGGAATAACAGGAATGAAAGTTCCCGTGCCGGGATTGTTATATAAAATATCGAGTTTGAAACTTTCCGGCTTCACCTGGTAAGCGCCTACCGTATAAACATTTTTCATCATCAAATCCCAGAGAAGCGTGTCTTTGCGCGGGCTCACGTTGGTGCTCTTCAGCATTTTTACGAGCAGGCATTTGGGGTCGGCAATTCCATCGGTGGAAAGTTCGCCCACCTGAAATGTATTTCCGTTGTATGTGTACTGGTATGCCACCGCCACCACCTGGTCAGGATTGATGGTGCTGTTCAGCGAAACAAAACCAAGCTTGGAGTTGAACGTGAATTCGCTGGTTGCTAATCTTCGCGCGGCAAGAACTTTCTCAAAATCCTTAACGGGTATTAATCCCACTCCTGCCGGAGGCAGCGTGGAAAGTATGGTAACTGCGCTGTCGCGGTTTCGGATGTGCGGGCATTGGGCGCAGGAAGAAAAAAGCGTTGGGGGATTTAATGTATTTGCCGTGTTGTCGGGCACAGATGCATTGCTGGCAGTTACTGCGGTTGGGTTGGTCAGGTATTTTGTTTTGTTCTCGCCCAAATCGGTAAGCGCAATAATGTTTCTTGTATCGTTGGTGTTGGAGCTCGTATTGGTAATCCACACTTCCACTTTTGTAACATTGATTTGCGAGCGGATAACCGGCAAACTTTTCAGCGCAGAATCGTATTGCTCTTTGAAAAACTGCGAAAGGAAAAAATGCTTGTTCGATTCATACGCATCGCCATTAATGTCGAAGGTGCTGGTCTGCGCTCCGTTTTCAATATTGATTTCTTTCTTTTGCCCTTTCTCCTGTGAAATGAGCGCGGTAACGGTGGCTTTCCCGAACTGCAGTTGCGTTTTTAATCCGAACAAACTCTGGCTTCCGCTGATGAGCGTGCTGTTCAGCGGCAAACTCACGTTGCCGGCTTCTATTTTTTTTATGATGTCGTCTTCTCCTCCCGAATATTCCAGTTTCATTTTGTTTTCGAAATCAAAGGTTGCCTGCGTGTTGTAGTTGGTAGTGATTTTAAGGCGGTCGCCAATTTTCCCAATCAAACTCAATTGAATTTTTTCATCGAAGTCGAACGTGGTGATGCGCCTGTTCTTCACCGGCACTGCCGGGTTTTCGGTGAACGAAGAGTTGACTCCGAAAATTAATTCGGCAGAGCCCTGCGGGCGAATGTCCACCACGTTGCTTCCGAAGATGCGGTCGAAAACCTGGTTGTTGATTTTGATGGGCGGAATTAAATTTTTGCTTTTGTTTCCCTGCGTCATGGCTTCCGCAGTGCTGCGCGATTTCCAATAGTCCTTCGTGGATTTCCGGAACACGTAATCCACATATTCGTCCTGCGTCATGTAAATGGGCGGGCGGTAATCGAGGTTGCCCATTTTCTGCGTTACGTTGTAGCGGTTGGAATCGGTATCGTAGGTAATATCTGTCTTCACATTCGAAGGCGTGTTCAGGTACATTCCTCCGTTGTAATCGTTCATCTGCGGAAGCCCGTGCGATTCATCGTGCATGGGATATTTGAGATGAAGCGTGTCGGAATCCCTGGCGGAAGAAAAAAAAGCCGGAGGCGCGGAATTTTTCTCCGGAAAATTTTCCACAGGCAGTTCGCGGTGCGTTCCGCTGCTTGCCCAAATCAGCGCGGCAAACACCGAAGGCAGGCCCACAAAAAAAGAATTAACTGAACCTTTCACGGGTTATGTACTGATTGACTATAAATTTTTCAACGCTTCTTTTACCAACTGCTCGACCGATGAATCGGTTTTTGCTGCCAGCGCTTTATCCACCGCCTTTTCCGAACTGGCTTTGGCAAAGCCGAGCGTAAGCAGCGCCTTCAACGCTTCACTGCGGGTTTTATTGTGCGGGTCATCCGCTTTTACTTTTTCCATTTTACCACCCAGGTCCACAATAATCCGCTGCGCGGTTTTTTCCCCGATGCCTTTGATGCTTCTGAAAATTCCTGCCTCTCCTTTTGCAATGGCTGCCTGCACTTCGTCAGGAGAAAGCGCTGACAAAACCATGCGCGCGGTGGAAGCGCCTACGCCCGAAACGGAAAGGAGATGGCGGAAAACGGTTCGCTCGCGCTCGTCAAAAAATCCGTACATGTTTTGCGAAAAATCCTGCTGGTTAGTGATGACGTGCGTGAGCAGTTTGCATTTTTCAGACGAGCCGATTTTCGAATACGTGTTTACGGTAATGTGAATGTAATAGCCGGTTCCGCTGCAATCAATAACGGCATAGGTGGGATTTTTTTCCAGCAGTTTTCCTTCGATGTGGTTTATCATTGGGTTTCGAAAAAAGGGTAGCAAATGTAACAAAAAGCAGGCGCAGATAATTGCACAAAGAGAAAGATGCCTTCTTGAAAAAGTGTGGAAAAATTTTAGCGGCTTCAGGAATTTATCCTCATCCCAATCACCAGCACATCGTCTAACTGGCTGTTGCTGCCTTTCCATGCGGCTAATTTTTCATCCAGGATTT
This region includes:
- the sprA gene encoding cell surface protein SprA, whose amino-acid sequence is MKGSVNSFFVGLPSVFAALIWASSGTHRELPVENFPEKNSAPPAFFSSARDSDTLHLKYPMHDESHGLPQMNDYNGGMYLNTPSNVKTDITYDTDSNRYNVTQKMGNLDYRPPIYMTQDEYVDYVFRKSTKDYWKSRSTAEAMTQGNKSKNLIPPIKINNQVFDRIFGSNVVDIRPQGSAELIFGVNSSFTENPAVPVKNRRITTFDFDEKIQLSLIGKIGDRLKITTNYNTQATFDFENKMKLEYSGGEDDIIKKIEAGNVSLPLNSTLISGSQSLFGLKTQLQFGKATVTALISQEKGQKKEINIENGAQTSTFDINGDAYESNKHFFLSQFFKEQYDSALKSLPVIRSQINVTKVEVWITNTSSNTNDTRNIIALTDLGENKTKYLTNPTAVTASNASVPDNTANTLNPPTLFSSCAQCPHIRNRDSAVTILSTLPPAGVGLIPVKDFEKVLAARRLATSEFTFNSKLGFVSLNSTINPDQVVAVAYQYTYNGNTFQVGELSTDGIADPKCLLVKMLKSTNVSPRKDTLLWDLMMKNVYTVGAYQVKPESFKLDILYNNPGTGTFIPVIPEKGIAITGKPLLQVMNLDRINPAGDATPDGVFDFIDGVTINAATGRIYFPVREPFGNHLREKINPAHDPSLLSIENKYAFNELYDSTKSSAQQLPNKNRFKMKGSFKSAAGSEINLNAPNIPEGSVKVTAGGAPLTENVDYTVDYALGKVKIINQGILSSGIPIKVSFESNVLFGIQQKTLMGAHLDYRSNRNFHWGATAIRLNERPLMQKVNVGEEPIKNTMLGLDGNYRNEVPFLTRMIDKLPLLSTKEMSTITATGEAAALIPGHSRAIGKEGNAYIDDFEGSQSPIDIKTVGAWFLASTPQYQNGPNGLWPEGGKINELSNRFNCAKLCWYTIDPMFMRQTNNLTPSYYDKNRMSDNYGREIYEKEIFPKKESQTGQPVPLPTLDLALYPSERGMYNYDTIAGTTKISSGSNPDGTLKNPSSRWGGIMRKIETNDFEAANVQFVQLWMMDPFNADMGPPYNNLQATSGELIVQLGNISEDVLRDGKKSFENGLPTSSSDQTHPVDTTVWGHIPKVQAIVNAFDNDLSTRTAQDVGYDGLNDDDEKKFFIKYMSAMSSVAPPSPVFTNQPNSLTDPSSDYYHYYRADDYDNAQLGTLERYKYYNGTEGNSPANSDPFPHSSTTLPNTEDINRDNNLSENEGYFQYRVKISPSDISPTNVGNNFINDAEDANGTKPNGNAQNVKWYQIKIPVTAFEAKYGNIEDFKSIRFMRMILRGFDKPVVVRFAKVELIRGEWRKYQYDLASLGEYLGTDDVGTTFDVAAVNYEENGTKKPVNYVLPPNIERQLSYGATTPIHLNEQSMALKVCNLEDGDARATYKNVDMDMRSYKKLDMYVHAEAQATGTALNDNDITCFVRMGSDFTQNYYEYEIPLKVTPAGTYDNTSTDDRKKVWIPDNNMEIIFSELQQLKQERNEDIANLVKGVSLTKRYSKQITSTPDPDNSSLTVPRYIHIQGNPNLSAVKTIMIGVRT
- the ruvA gene encoding Holliday junction branch migration protein RuvA; the protein is MINHIEGKLLEKNPTYAVIDCSGTGYYIHITVNTYSKIGSSEKCKLLTHVITNQQDFSQNMYGFFDERERTVFRHLLSVSGVGASTARMVLSALSPDEVQAAIAKGEAGIFRSIKGIGEKTAQRIIVDLGGKMEKVKADDPHNKTRSEALKALLTLGFAKASSEKAVDKALAAKTDSSVEQLVKEALKNL